From one Dama dama isolate Ldn47 chromosome 4, ASM3311817v1, whole genome shotgun sequence genomic stretch:
- the NUTF2 gene encoding nuclear transport factor 2: MGDKPIWEQIGSSFIQHYYQLFDNDRTQLGAIYIDASCLTWEGQQFQGKAAIVEKLSSLPFQKIQHSITAQDHQPTPDSCIISMVVGQLKADEDPIMGFHQMFLLKNINDAWVCTNDMFRLALHNFG; this comes from the exons ATGGGAGACAAGCCAATTTGGGAGCAGATTGGATCCAGCTTCATTCAACATTACTACCAGTTATTTGATAATGACAGAACTCAACTAGGCGCAATTTAT ATTGATGCATCATGCCTTACGTGGGAAGGACAGCAATTCCAGGGGAAAGCTGCCATTGTGGAGAAATTGTCT AGCCTTCCATTCCAGAAAATCCAGCACAGCATCACGGCGCAGGACCATCAGCCCACACCAGACAGCTGCATCATCAGCATGGTTGTGGGCCAGCTCAAG GCCGATGAAGACCCCATCATGGGGTTCCACCAGATGTTCCTATTAAAGAACATCAACGATGCTTGGGTTTGCACCAATGACATGTTCAGGCTTGCCCTGCACAACTTTGGCTGA
- the THAP11 gene encoding THAP domain-containing protein 11, which translates to MPGFTCCVPGCYNNSHRDKALHFYTFPKDAELRRLWLKNVSRAGVSGCFSTFQPTTGHRLCSVHFQGGRKTYTVRVPTIFPLRGVNERKVARRPAGAAAARRRQQQQQQQQQQQQQQQPSPSASTAQTTQLQPNLVSASAAVLLTLQAAVDSSQAPGSVPPAPTTPTGEDVKPIDLTVQVEFAAAEGAAAAAAASELEAATAGLEAAECPMGPQLVVVGEEGFPDTGSDHSYSLSSGTTEEELLRKLNEQRDILALMEVKMKEMKGSIRHLRLTEAKLREELREKDRLLAMAVIRKKHGM; encoded by the coding sequence ATGCCTGGATTTACGTGCTGCGTGCCGGGCTGCTACAACAACTCGCACCGGGACAAGGCGTTGCACTTCTACACGTTTCCCAAGGACGCTGAGCTGCGGCGCCTCTGGCTCAAGAATGTGTCCCGTGCCGGCGTCAGCGGGTGCTTCTCCACCTTCCAGCCCACCACGGGCCACCGTCTCTGCAGCGTTCACTTCCAGGGCGGCCGCAAAACCTACACTGTGCGGGTCCCCACCATCTTCCCATTGCGCGGCGTCAACGAGCGCAAAGTAGCACGCAGACCCGCGGGGGCCGCAGCCGCCCGCcgcaggcagcagcagcagcaacagcagcagcagcagcagcagcagcagcagccgtcgCCGTCCGCTTCCACTGCCCAGACCACCCAGCTGCAGCCTAACCTGGTATCTGCTTCTGCGGCTGTGCTCCTCACCCTTCAGGCCGCTGTAGACAGCAGCCAGGCTCCAGGATCCGTGCCGCCGGCGCCCACCACTCCCACGGGAGAAGACGTTAAGCCCATCGACCTGACGGTGCAAGTGGAGTTCGCGGCCGCAGAGggcgcagccgccgccgccgctgcgtCGGAGCTAGAGGCTGCTACAGCAGGGCTGGAGGCCGCCGAGTGCCCCATGGGCCCACAGTTGGTCGTGGTGGgcgaagagggcttccctgatactgGCTCCGACCACTCGTACTCGTTGTCATCAGGCACCACGGAGGAAGAGCTCTTGCGCAAGCTGAACGAGCAGCGGGACATCCTGGCGCTGATGGAGGTGAAGATGAAGGAGATGAAGGGCAGCATCCGTCACCTGCGTCTCACCGAGGCCAAGCTCCGCGAAGAACTTCGCGAGAAGGATCGGCTGCTGGCCATGGCTGTCATCCGCAAGAAACACGGAATGTAA